In Chryseobacterium oryzae, the genomic stretch TTAAAATTCATTGTAGAACCTACACTCACAAAAAATACGGCAAGCAATAGACCTTTAAAAGGATCGATCTGTGCTTCCAGTTCATGTCGAAATTCACTGTTGGCTAGCATGACTCCTGCGAGAAAAGCTCCCAAAGCGGGAGATAAACCAATGGCAACCATCAGTTCTGAAACTCCTATTACCAAAAATAAAGAAGACGCGGTGAGTAATTCTGTCATTCCGGCTTTAGAAACGTATCTTAAAAATGGAACAAAAACGTATCTTCCCAGTAAAATTAAAATAACAACCCCGAAAATTACCGTGCCTGCCTGAAGCCATTCAGGAAGTTTTTGGATAAGAATCTGAACTTCATTATCGTGATGTCTTGCTTTGTAATTTGCTATTAATGGTAAAATTGCCAAAATAGGAATTACAGCAATATCCTGAAACAATAGTGTAGAAAACGAAGCTTCTCCTGCCAGCGTTTTAAGATTGTTTTTTTCCTGAAGAGTCTGCAGTACAATTGCGGTGGAAGAAAGTGCAAAACACATGGCAATAGCAATAGATTTATCTACTTTCCATCCTGCCAAAACAAAAATTGCAAAAAGAATAGATATGGTTAAAACCATCTGTGTAAGACCTAATCCGAAAATTTTCTTTCGCATTTCCCAAAACTTTCTGGGTTCTAGCTCCAGCCCAACTAAAAAAAGCAGCATGATTACTCCAAATTCGCTGGCGTGCATAATGTCGTTTACATCATTTCCGGTAAGTTTCAGTATGTAGGGACCAATGATAATTCCACCTAAAATATATCCAATAACAGAACTCAAACCCAATTTTCTGGCTAACGGAACCATAATAATGGCAACGCCTAAGAATAAAAGAGTGTTCATGGCTAAAGTGGTTTCCATACTATTGGTTTAAGGTATCTACAAATTTCTTTTTCTGTAAAATAATTTCTTTTTTGGATAATTTATGGGCTTCGTAAACCACTGTAATATCTTTTACGTTAGCTTTAAAAACATTCAGGGAAACAATAAGTCCGCTGATGATTTCATCTATGGTATATTTATAGGTTCCGTTTTTCGAGAACGATCTTTCTTTTCCGCCGGTGGTTACTACAATATAAATATCTTTGTTTTCTAAAGGATTTATTTCTTCTCCAGTGAGCCAATTACGGTCCAAAACTTCATCGATCCACAATTTTAAAAGTGGAGGTATGCCAAACCAAATAATAGGAAACTGAAAAATAAAACGGTCATATTGCTGAAGTCTTTTCCGTTCTCTGAAAGCTGCAATATGAAAATCAGGATATTCTTCATACAAATCCCTAAGAGTAAAATGCTGGTGTCGAACGTAGAAATTAATCAGTTCTACATTTGAATTAGAATGTTCAAGATAAGGATGGGCAAAAACCACCAGCGTTTTTTTCATAGAACCCGTTTTTCGTAAATATAAAGAAAATTGCGTGAAATATGAATTGCTGTGGGAATATTAATTAAATTTTAATACTGAAATCTAGAAGAGATTTAAAATTATTTTTATTTCGAATATTAAAATTGGATATTTTTTGAACTTGTACTATAAGAGATTTAAAAATTACCATCCGCCCGAAGCACCACCGCCGCCAAAACTTCCGCCGCCGCCGAATCCTCCAAAGCCACCGCCTCCAGAACTGCCTCCACCGAAACTACCACCACCAAAACTTCCGGGGAAAGGGAAAAATCCGCCAGGATAATTTCTTCTGCCTCTTCTGCTTAGAGTAATGTCTCCATCATTATCGTTGCCACCGCCTTTGCTCATGATAATAATTAGAATGATGAAAATAATAAATGCAATAATAATCAGTTTCTCTTCATTGGAATTATTACTCTTATGTTTTTTTTCTAAAGGCTTGAATTTTCCCTGAACGGCTTCCATAATTGCCGATGTTCCGCCATTAATTCCATCATACCATTTTCCTTTTTTGAATTCTGGAGTAACAATATAATCTATGATCTGACCGGCAACTGAAGCTGTAAGATAAGGTTCCACAGCACGGCCTTGCTGTATAGAGATGGTTCTGTCATCTTTAGCAATCATAAAAACTACACCATTGTCTACATCTTTTTGCCCGATTCCCCATTTTTCGCCGAATCTGGCTGCAAGAAAGTTAATGTCTTCCCCATTAGTAGTGGGAATTATGATAACCTCTATCTCGGTGGAAGTAGAGTCTGCAAACTGGATGAGTTTATTGTTAAGATCATCTTTTTCTTTTTGTGTAAGAAGGTTTGTTTCGTCGTAGATAGGATATAAAACCGCTGGTTTTTCGGGAATTGTGTACTGTGCTGAAATAGTGTTATAACAGCAGATTACTAGAAAAAGTAGAAAAGTTTTAAGAGAATGTAATCTCATCTGGTAGTTCGTTGATGTTTTTTCCTTTTGATGGAAAATGTTTTTTCAGTTCTATTCCTGTTTTTAGAATAGCACTTTTTAAAGCCGGATAAAAATTTTTTTTAGCAAATTCGGAGGTAATATA encodes the following:
- a CDS encoding TPM domain-containing protein; its protein translation is MRLHSLKTFLLFLVICCYNTISAQYTIPEKPAVLYPIYDETNLLTQKEKDDLNNKLIQFADSTSTEIEVIIIPTTNGEDINFLAARFGEKWGIGQKDVDNGVVFMIAKDDRTISIQQGRAVEPYLTASVAGQIIDYIVTPEFKKGKWYDGINGGTSAIMEAVQGKFKPLEKKHKSNNSNEEKLIIIAFIIFIILIIIMSKGGGNDNDGDITLSRRGRRNYPGGFFPFPGSFGGGSFGGGSSGGGGFGGFGGGGSFGGGGASGGW
- a CDS encoding NAD(P)H-dependent oxidoreductase, encoding MKKTLVVFAHPYLEHSNSNVELINFYVRHQHFTLRDLYEEYPDFHIAAFRERKRLQQYDRFIFQFPIIWFGIPPLLKLWIDEVLDRNWLTGEEINPLENKDIYIVVTTGGKERSFSKNGTYKYTIDEIISGLIVSLNVFKANVKDITVVYEAHKLSKKEIILQKKKFVDTLNQ